Proteins co-encoded in one Spirosoma endbachense genomic window:
- a CDS encoding serine hydrolase domain-containing protein — translation MNRIALLVTFFWASFAFSQSMPNGSSIAASSQQKNYRPPTFTDPDRLAKIEALYPVIDKIYQDYAAKNHYPGLAFGLVVDGKLVHSGGFGYTDVARKTPATPRSAFRIASMTKSITAMAILKLRDEGKLQLDAPVSNYIPEAAKLTYLTADAPVMTVRNLMTHSAGFPEDNPWGDRQLADTDDELLALLKNDVSFSNVPGVAYEYSNLAFAMLGRIITKVSGKPYQQYITETILKPLGMTHTEWEYTKVPADQLAHGYRWLNEQWVEEPLLHDGIYGAMGGLITSIEDFSRYVAFHLSAWPPRNDAETGPIKRSSVREMQLPRTFRDLNPGFRFPGGRVSPMVNHYAYGLSWSHDGDGRDYVAHSGGLPGFGSQWRILPDYGIGIIAYGNLTYANLGTVNWAVLDTLLSTAKLKPRQLPVSAVLNQRKAELVSLLPNWTNADKSQIFAENFFPDQSLEARRKVAQALFARMGKVVRVGELIPENQLRGHFVIEGEQSSVDVFFTLTPENPALIQQLDLHELARKP, via the coding sequence ATGAACCGTATCGCTCTCCTTGTCACCTTCTTCTGGGCTTCGTTTGCGTTTAGCCAGTCAATGCCCAATGGAAGCTCCATTGCTGCCTCATCGCAACAGAAAAATTACCGACCGCCCACCTTTACCGACCCCGATCGGCTGGCTAAAATTGAAGCGCTTTACCCGGTAATCGACAAAATTTATCAGGACTATGCCGCTAAAAATCATTATCCGGGTCTTGCTTTTGGCTTGGTGGTCGACGGTAAATTGGTGCATTCCGGCGGATTTGGCTACACGGACGTTGCGCGTAAAACACCCGCAACCCCCAGGTCCGCGTTTCGCATTGCGTCTATGACCAAAAGCATCACCGCAATGGCTATTTTAAAACTCCGCGATGAGGGAAAACTCCAGCTCGATGCGCCTGTCTCGAACTATATTCCGGAAGCGGCTAAACTTACGTACCTAACGGCTGATGCACCGGTAATGACAGTTCGCAACCTGATGACTCACTCGGCAGGCTTTCCTGAAGATAATCCGTGGGGCGACCGTCAGTTAGCCGATACCGATGACGAGCTATTGGCACTTCTAAAAAACGATGTATCATTCTCCAATGTGCCTGGTGTGGCTTACGAATACAGCAACCTTGCTTTTGCCATGTTGGGCCGGATTATTACAAAGGTATCGGGCAAGCCGTATCAGCAATACATCACCGAAACCATTCTGAAACCCCTCGGCATGACGCATACCGAATGGGAATATACCAAAGTGCCAGCCGACCAACTGGCGCATGGCTATCGCTGGCTTAACGAACAATGGGTTGAAGAGCCGCTATTGCACGATGGTATCTATGGGGCCATGGGTGGCCTGATTACATCCATTGAGGATTTTAGCCGGTATGTTGCGTTTCATCTGTCGGCGTGGCCTCCGCGTAATGATGCCGAAACAGGGCCGATCAAGCGCAGTTCGGTACGGGAGATGCAGTTGCCGCGAACATTCCGGGACCTGAATCCGGGATTTCGATTTCCCGGCGGCCGGGTTAGTCCAATGGTCAACCATTATGCGTATGGCTTAAGCTGGAGCCACGACGGCGATGGCCGCGACTATGTTGCTCACAGTGGAGGTCTTCCTGGTTTTGGTAGCCAATGGCGAATACTTCCCGACTATGGTATTGGCATTATTGCCTACGGAAACCTGACATATGCCAACCTGGGAACGGTGAACTGGGCTGTACTGGACACGCTGTTGTCAACGGCTAAACTGAAGCCCCGCCAGCTGCCTGTTTCGGCTGTTCTCAACCAGCGTAAGGCTGAACTGGTGAGTCTGCTACCGAATTGGACGAATGCAGACAAGAGCCAGATTTTTGCCGAAAACTTCTTCCCTGATCAATCGTTGGAGGCCCGTCGAAAAGTGGCGCAGGCATTATTCGCCAGGATGGGAAAAGTGGTTCGTGTTGGCGAGTTGATTCCCGAAAATCAGTTGCGCGGTCATTTTGTGATCGAGGGTGAGCAATCCAGCGTAGACGTATTTTTTACTTTGACGCCCGAAAATCCTGCTTTGATTCAGCAATTGGACCTGCATGAGCTTGCCCGTAAGCCCTGA
- a CDS encoding NADPH:quinone oxidoreductase family protein, translated as MKAVLCKQFGPPETLVVEEIESPKAGKGQVVISVKACGVNFPDTLMIEGKYQFKPSFPFSPGGEVAGIVKEVGEGVTHLNVGDNVFSLTGHGGFAEEVTGNAATTLPMSTGMDYITAASTMYTYGTSYHALKDRANLKPGETLLVLGAAGGVGLAAVQLGVLMGATVIAAASSDEKLQVCRQMGATETINYTTEDLRERLKALTNGNGVDVVYDPVGDRYSEPSIRSLAWKGRYLVVGFAAGSIPNIPLNLTLLKGASLVGVFWGTFAQREPKLSMSNFGQILHWITTGQLKQHIHSTYSLDESPLALRALMDRKVVGKAVLVL; from the coding sequence ATGAAAGCAGTTTTGTGCAAACAGTTTGGACCGCCCGAAACACTTGTTGTCGAGGAAATTGAATCGCCCAAAGCCGGTAAAGGGCAGGTCGTTATCAGCGTAAAAGCCTGCGGTGTCAACTTTCCAGACACGCTCATGATTGAAGGCAAATACCAGTTTAAGCCGTCATTTCCCTTCTCGCCGGGTGGCGAGGTGGCCGGTATCGTGAAAGAAGTGGGGGAGGGTGTGACGCATCTGAACGTAGGTGATAATGTCTTTTCACTGACGGGGCATGGGGGATTTGCCGAAGAGGTTACTGGCAACGCGGCTACAACCTTGCCCATGTCCACTGGTATGGATTATATCACGGCTGCTTCGACAATGTACACCTATGGCACCTCCTATCACGCCCTAAAAGACCGGGCTAATCTGAAACCCGGTGAAACATTGCTGGTGCTCGGAGCCGCTGGTGGTGTGGGTCTGGCTGCTGTTCAGTTAGGCGTACTGATGGGGGCAACCGTCATTGCTGCGGCATCGAGCGACGAAAAGCTCCAGGTCTGCCGTCAGATGGGCGCTACCGAAACCATAAATTATACAACCGAAGACCTGCGCGAACGGCTCAAGGCCCTCACCAACGGCAATGGTGTCGATGTTGTCTATGATCCGGTTGGTGATCGGTACTCCGAACCAAGTATCCGGTCGCTGGCCTGGAAAGGCCGCTATCTGGTTGTTGGATTTGCGGCTGGCTCTATTCCAAATATTCCTCTGAATCTAACCCTGCTGAAAGGGGCTTCTCTGGTAGGTGTGTTCTGGGGGACGTTTGCACAACGGGAGCCGAAACTAAGTATGAGCAATTTCGGGCAGATTTTACACTGGATTACCACCGGGCAGTTGAAACAGCATATTCATAGTACATATTCACTCGACGAGTCACCGCTGGCTCTCCGTGCTCTGATGGATCGAAAAGTTGTGGGGAAGGCCGTACTTGTACTGTAG
- a CDS encoding metallophosphoesterase has translation MKQSLPLFQLVKISVLVVYLTAGIQSISEGRLHIPNDGEALVRGPYLQKASPTSMTFRWRTDPASIGVVRFGASASSLSGSVSETTAVIDHEVTITGLTPNTQYYYSVGTPTGSLQGDAANYFYTFPPEGTPKKTRIWSLGDFGYLNSARQANVKNAFKNYMKSIGDPYIDLWLWLGDNAYNQGLDNEYQAYVFSSDVGYGGDRYMKQTPIFSTPGNHDYVTNELRVNLNIPYYGVVSHPTNAEAGGVPSGTESYYSFNYGNIHFVSLDSDRYEDNADVASDVRFLESRPQLTWLKQDLAAAQANPNIKWIIAFWHHPPYTKGTHDSDTNKQLRDVRMNLLPVLEQYKVDLVMCGHSHVYERSRLMKGHYGDALTYDSKLHNSVDGSNAKSSGKFDGSSNSCYYFKSRNSATNEGTVYVVNGHGGAPGGRILSGTAQWPHNAMEVAYDDAGGSMYLEIEGGKLVSKLIAGDGSIQDQFTIIKDGDGFSVPATNGIARNATCECTDGNNQTHYTDAELNKILSISKNGQNIGRIGDGTFSLQLKGTSGASVIAPNSPTNYVTLPTGWSAANRYYTLKPTNEPSAGNPVAVSFYYTQADVDAINGKLGQVLTPQQLKVFTINDGPTTFNPDPASGHTAIPKASSPGGSGASIFTYGAKPSITGWANSGNGGSFRADFLAARLGSGGIGGALNGADPTANPVSVTLVASPAVSPGLTNLSAKVSGGTAPFSYTFSGPGVSPTAGNTARVTSLTAGVQVFSVIVTDAVSQTATAATSVTVTGGAADCGNYFVGVGAGYANTTGCGNVALGPNAGYSNMTGNQSTFVGSWAGFFSSGQANTFVGYKVGLNTTTGNFNTFLGTLAGLNNTIGSANVFLGDSAGSANAAGNYNVYLGTNAGNGAGVNGSNNVSIGSESGRSNQNGLNNTFLGYRANAGKAGLSNATAIGNNARVDISNAIVLGNGANVGIGTGSPGNKLEIHADSSGQSGLRLTQVTSAMTPIGSASKFLTVNAKGDVYLANYVSGGRAAASSDDGLWQRNGRFLQSVKGEAIIIGQGVSKTPSDYNLFVSKGILTEKVKVAIKNTSDWSDHVLGNTYQLRPLAEVERYIQQHQHLPGIPSAEEVVKDGMDVGQMNAKLLEKIEELTLYIIELKKEVNSLRQTVKPTKKR, from the coding sequence ATGAAACAATCATTACCACTATTCCAGCTGGTTAAAATTAGTGTTTTGGTGGTCTATTTGACCGCTGGAATACAGTCTATCTCAGAGGGCAGACTTCATATACCCAATGATGGCGAAGCACTCGTACGAGGCCCCTATTTACAGAAAGCATCACCAACCAGCATGACATTTCGCTGGCGTACCGACCCCGCTTCGATCGGTGTGGTTCGTTTTGGTGCATCAGCCAGTAGTCTGTCCGGGTCGGTTAGTGAGACAACGGCGGTTATAGATCATGAAGTAACCATAACCGGCTTAACCCCAAACACACAATACTATTATTCGGTAGGCACGCCAACGGGGTCATTACAGGGCGATGCGGCTAATTATTTCTACACCTTTCCGCCAGAGGGAACGCCTAAAAAGACCCGCATCTGGTCATTGGGTGATTTCGGCTACCTCAATTCTGCACGGCAGGCCAATGTGAAAAATGCGTTCAAAAACTATATGAAGAGCATTGGCGACCCGTACATCGATCTCTGGCTCTGGCTGGGCGATAATGCATACAATCAGGGCCTGGATAATGAATACCAGGCGTATGTTTTCAGTTCGGACGTTGGTTATGGGGGAGATCGGTACATGAAGCAGACTCCCATTTTTTCGACACCGGGCAATCACGATTATGTGACCAATGAGCTACGGGTTAATCTGAATATTCCATACTACGGTGTTGTCTCGCATCCAACCAACGCCGAAGCGGGTGGGGTGCCATCGGGCACGGAGTCCTATTACTCGTTTAATTACGGTAACATTCATTTCGTCAGCCTGGATTCGGACCGCTACGAAGACAATGCCGATGTGGCCTCCGATGTTCGGTTTCTTGAGTCGAGGCCGCAGCTTACCTGGCTCAAACAGGATCTGGCCGCTGCTCAGGCGAATCCAAACATAAAATGGATTATTGCCTTCTGGCATCATCCACCCTACACGAAGGGCACACACGATTCGGATACTAATAAACAACTTCGGGACGTTCGAATGAATCTATTGCCGGTACTGGAACAGTATAAAGTTGATCTGGTCATGTGTGGTCACAGTCACGTCTACGAGCGGTCGAGGCTCATGAAAGGACACTACGGCGATGCGCTTACGTACGACAGTAAGCTGCATAATTCCGTTGATGGCAGTAACGCCAAATCAAGTGGCAAGTTCGATGGATCGTCTAATTCCTGCTATTACTTCAAAAGTCGCAACTCCGCCACCAATGAAGGCACGGTATACGTAGTGAATGGTCACGGTGGGGCTCCAGGCGGGCGTATCTTATCGGGAACGGCTCAATGGCCACATAATGCCATGGAAGTTGCCTACGACGATGCCGGGGGATCAATGTACCTTGAAATTGAAGGCGGTAAACTGGTATCGAAGCTGATTGCCGGTGATGGCTCAATTCAGGATCAGTTTACCATTATTAAAGATGGAGACGGCTTTTCAGTGCCTGCCACCAACGGTATTGCCCGTAACGCAACCTGCGAATGTACGGATGGCAATAACCAGACGCATTATACCGATGCAGAACTTAATAAGATACTTTCGATCAGCAAAAACGGGCAGAACATCGGCCGGATTGGCGATGGAACGTTCAGTCTGCAACTAAAAGGTACTTCTGGCGCATCGGTTATAGCCCCCAATAGCCCGACTAATTACGTGACTCTTCCAACGGGCTGGTCTGCTGCAAACCGTTATTATACGCTGAAACCGACCAATGAGCCATCGGCAGGCAACCCCGTTGCGGTGTCTTTTTATTATACGCAGGCCGATGTAGACGCTATTAATGGAAAACTGGGTCAGGTGTTAACGCCACAGCAACTGAAAGTCTTTACGATCAATGATGGGCCGACAACGTTCAATCCTGATCCGGCCAGTGGGCATACGGCTATTCCAAAAGCTTCGTCGCCGGGAGGCAGTGGCGCATCAATTTTTACGTATGGTGCTAAACCTTCAATCACTGGCTGGGCGAATTCAGGGAATGGCGGTAGCTTTCGGGCCGATTTTCTGGCTGCCCGTTTGGGTAGTGGTGGCATTGGCGGTGCATTGAATGGAGCAGATCCAACAGCCAATCCGGTATCTGTAACGCTTGTTGCCAGCCCTGCCGTAAGTCCGGGCCTGACAAACCTATCCGCAAAAGTGTCGGGGGGCACGGCTCCGTTTAGTTACACATTCAGTGGCCCCGGTGTTAGTCCAACGGCTGGTAATACCGCCAGAGTGACAAGTCTGACCGCAGGGGTACAGGTGTTCTCCGTTATTGTCACGGATGCTGTGAGCCAAACGGCCACGGCTGCAACATCGGTAACCGTAACAGGTGGAGCGGCAGATTGCGGCAATTATTTTGTTGGTGTAGGGGCCGGATACGCGAATACGACAGGTTGCGGCAATGTCGCATTAGGGCCTAATGCGGGTTATTCGAACATGACCGGCAATCAGTCAACATTTGTGGGTAGTTGGGCAGGTTTCTTCAGCAGTGGGCAGGCCAATACCTTTGTTGGGTATAAAGTGGGGCTAAATACAACCACCGGGAATTTTAATACCTTTCTGGGTACGCTGGCCGGGCTTAACAACACGATTGGCTCGGCCAACGTCTTTTTGGGCGATAGCGCGGGAAGTGCCAATGCCGCCGGTAATTACAACGTATATCTGGGAACTAATGCGGGGAATGGAGCTGGCGTGAACGGCTCCAATAATGTCTCCATTGGTTCTGAAAGTGGACGGAGCAATCAGAATGGACTTAACAATACCTTTCTGGGCTACCGGGCAAATGCGGGTAAAGCAGGACTGTCTAATGCTACGGCTATTGGTAACAATGCCCGAGTGGATATTAGTAATGCGATCGTGCTGGGCAACGGTGCCAATGTCGGAATTGGGACTGGTAGCCCCGGAAATAAGCTGGAAATTCATGCCGATTCCAGCGGACAATCCGGACTCCGGTTAACTCAGGTCACCTCGGCCATGACGCCTATTGGAAGTGCCAGTAAATTCCTGACGGTCAACGCTAAGGGTGATGTATATCTGGCAAACTACGTCAGTGGTGGCAGGGCTGCGGCTTCTTCAGATGATGGCTTGTGGCAACGTAATGGCCGGTTTCTACAAAGTGTGAAGGGCGAGGCCATTATTATTGGCCAGGGCGTTAGCAAGACACCGTCCGATTATAACCTTTTTGTTTCTAAAGGGATTTTGACCGAGAAAGTTAAAGTTGCGATCAAAAATACGTCCGACTGGAGTGATCACGTACTCGGCAATACCTACCAGTTGCGCCCGTTAGCTGAAGTGGAACGATACATTCAGCAACACCAGCATTTGCCCGGTATACCTTCGGCAGAAGAGGTTGTGAAGGATGGAATGGACGTTGGCCAAATGAATGCCAAACTGCTGGAAAAGATCGAAGAACTCACGCTTTACATCATTGAATTAAAGAAAGAAGTCAACAGTTTACGTCAGACAGTCAAACCAACAAAAAAAAGGTAA
- a CDS encoding cytochrome-c peroxidase, with protein sequence MKRSVYRSAVLHGSVASILLILVAVLVQSFTSIQPHKVVKTTYLTDLARLDSAVTKLYTTIERRQPAPIVQAAFRQSRLAYKRVEFLTEFYFSGSAKSLNGPPLPEGELDDGIGVVIQPNGFQVTEEMIFPLDASRRTDLLRQMASIKTTVSQLRRVANYNELTDSQIFDAMRLEVLRLITLGITGFDSPVSLHSLPEGIAALESLDHALLAYPIATQQATHLHQTISKAIQAMRGQSFNQFDRLGFIRQYAYPLSRLLMETQLALGYPLATDKRMLRPTARTLSDTNAFDPTFFLPYNHALPTADRVALGKMLFFNPILSGNGQRTCASCHQPNRAFTDGEPSPLTLDAKHRIGRNTPTLVNAAFQSFQFMDSRVFFLEDQITDVIHNSQEMGGSLTSATAALQKDSTFQKQFAQAYADGVTETNLKNALASYVRSLISLNTRSDRYLRGEKAALTAQEKMGFNVFMGKGRCATCHFFPLFNGTIPPAYVKTESEVLGAPATATERQLDADEGRYRSTKIGIHRNAFKTPTVRQAALTAPYMHNGVYKTLDQVVEFYDKGGGVGLGFTLENQTLPFDKLNLTLTEKRALVAFMKSL encoded by the coding sequence ATGAAACGATCTGTATACCGATCAGCAGTTTTACATGGCTCCGTTGCCTCAATACTGCTCATACTGGTAGCGGTTCTGGTTCAATCATTTACCTCTATTCAACCGCACAAGGTCGTTAAAACAACGTACCTGACCGATCTTGCCCGGCTCGATTCAGCGGTAACCAAGCTCTATACCACCATTGAGAGACGCCAGCCTGCACCGATCGTTCAGGCAGCGTTCCGCCAGTCAAGGCTGGCTTACAAACGGGTAGAATTCCTGACTGAATTTTACTTTTCGGGATCAGCCAAATCGCTCAACGGGCCACCGTTACCCGAAGGTGAGCTAGATGATGGCATTGGCGTTGTTATTCAGCCTAATGGGTTTCAGGTAACGGAAGAAATGATTTTTCCGTTAGATGCTTCCCGTCGAACCGATTTACTCCGGCAAATGGCATCCATCAAAACTACAGTCAGCCAGTTACGCCGGGTTGCAAACTATAATGAATTAACAGACAGTCAGATCTTTGACGCGATGCGGCTGGAAGTGTTGCGCCTGATTACACTGGGCATTACGGGATTCGACTCGCCAGTCTCACTGCACTCCCTCCCCGAAGGCATTGCGGCTCTCGAAAGTCTGGATCATGCCCTGCTGGCCTATCCGATTGCCACCCAACAGGCGACTCATCTTCACCAGACAATCAGTAAAGCCATTCAGGCCATGCGCGGGCAATCGTTCAACCAGTTTGACCGGCTCGGGTTTATACGACAATATGCTTATCCGCTGAGCCGTCTGCTCATGGAAACGCAACTTGCTCTTGGTTACCCGCTGGCAACCGACAAACGAATGCTGCGGCCTACCGCCCGAACGCTTTCGGATACCAACGCTTTCGACCCAACTTTTTTTCTGCCTTATAATCATGCCCTGCCCACTGCCGATCGGGTTGCGCTCGGTAAAATGCTTTTTTTCAATCCCATTCTATCTGGAAATGGGCAACGTACCTGCGCAAGCTGCCATCAACCCAATCGCGCCTTTACCGATGGCGAACCGTCGCCATTAACGCTCGATGCAAAACATCGCATTGGCCGAAATACGCCAACCTTAGTCAATGCCGCTTTTCAGTCGTTCCAGTTCATGGATTCAAGAGTTTTTTTTCTGGAAGATCAAATTACCGATGTTATTCACAATTCGCAGGAAATGGGTGGCTCTCTGACCAGTGCAACCGCAGCGCTACAAAAAGACTCAACCTTCCAGAAACAGTTCGCGCAGGCGTATGCAGATGGCGTAACCGAAACAAACCTGAAAAACGCTCTTGCGTCTTATGTCCGGTCATTGATCAGCCTGAATACCCGTTCGGATCGTTATCTGCGTGGCGAAAAAGCAGCCCTGACCGCTCAGGAAAAAATGGGCTTTAATGTATTTATGGGCAAAGGCAGATGCGCTACCTGCCATTTTTTTCCGCTGTTCAATGGCACGATACCACCGGCTTACGTCAAAACGGAAAGCGAAGTACTGGGCGCTCCTGCCACTGCTACTGAACGACAGCTCGACGCCGACGAAGGCCGCTATCGATCAACTAAAATCGGCATTCATCGAAATGCATTCAAAACACCCACTGTCCGGCAAGCGGCCCTTACAGCTCCCTACATGCACAATGGCGTCTACAAAACACTGGATCAGGTCGTTGAATTCTACGACAAAGGCGGAGGAGTAGGGTTAGGATTTACCCTGGAGAACCAGACGCTTCCCTTCGACAAACTCAATCTAACCCTCACCGAAAAGCGAGCTTTAGTCGCTTTTATGAAGTCTCTTTAA
- a CDS encoding helix-turn-helix domain-containing protein produces MKFQPYWPCDRLKPYVRRLIISKTADEQAYKILPDTSLVMGFQYRGKLMYLDNAGETPLSTSGVTGLMDTFRVFKNSRNIGSVLVDFIETGAAAFFREPVHEFFGKSLSLDNFIDSTTLAVLDEQLMAASNDWGRINTVEQFLLSRLQEPRTDPLIVAALQHIHLSNGTIRMKELADKLCISQSPLEKRFRKQVGASPKKFSSIVRIKNAINALGSTDSTTRISIDAGYFDQAHFLHDFKRFTGLLPTQFLRFPTAI; encoded by the coding sequence ATGAAATTCCAGCCCTATTGGCCATGCGACCGGCTTAAACCTTATGTTCGTCGGCTGATCATTTCGAAAACAGCCGACGAACAGGCTTATAAAATTTTGCCAGACACGTCGCTGGTGATGGGATTTCAGTATCGCGGAAAACTGATGTATCTAGACAATGCGGGTGAAACTCCTTTATCAACATCGGGAGTTACGGGACTTATGGATACGTTTAGAGTCTTTAAAAACTCCCGTAACATTGGCTCTGTACTCGTCGATTTTATCGAAACAGGCGCTGCTGCATTTTTCCGCGAACCTGTCCACGAGTTTTTCGGAAAAAGTCTGTCGCTCGATAACTTTATAGATTCGACAACCCTGGCGGTTCTTGACGAGCAGCTTATGGCGGCCAGCAACGATTGGGGCCGAATCAACACTGTGGAGCAGTTCCTGCTGTCACGACTTCAGGAGCCACGGACAGACCCGCTTATTGTAGCTGCCCTTCAGCACATTCACTTGTCGAACGGAACAATCCGCATGAAGGAATTAGCCGATAAACTCTGCATCAGCCAGAGCCCGCTCGAAAAACGATTTCGAAAACAGGTGGGTGCATCGCCCAAAAAGTTTTCGTCTATCGTTCGAATCAAAAACGCAATAAACGCATTGGGTTCCACTGATTCAACCACCCGAATCAGTATTGACGCAGGCTATTTCGATCAGGCACATTTTCTTCATGATTTCAAGCGTTTTACCGGCTTATTGCCTACTCAATTCCTTCGCTTTCCGACTGCTATCTGA
- a CDS encoding fumarylacetoacetate hydrolase family protein, with protein MKLYKTGSGIVLESNNLFYTVPADNWDDLVNQDNLYDVLLEITKSVAPADDHQQWAQTGLLAPIGRQEVWASGVTYLRSRNARMEESKKSGGDNFYDRVYDAERPELFFKSTPERVVGPGANVRIRADSTWNVPEPELTLFITSSGKIVGYTCGNDMSSRSIEGENPLYLPQAKSYDGSAALGPCLYVPETPISPDSQIKLEIIREFQAAFTNSIAISQMKRQHTELVSFLFRECSFPFGCFLMTGTGIVPPDDFTLRSGDEIRITIDGIGTLENVVG; from the coding sequence ATGAAACTCTACAAAACCGGCTCCGGCATCGTTCTTGAATCGAATAATCTGTTTTATACTGTTCCGGCCGACAACTGGGATGATTTAGTCAATCAGGATAATCTGTATGATGTTCTGCTGGAGATAACCAAATCGGTAGCTCCGGCAGATGATCACCAGCAATGGGCACAAACGGGCTTACTGGCTCCAATCGGTCGGCAGGAAGTCTGGGCATCGGGGGTTACGTATCTGCGCAGCCGCAATGCCCGCATGGAAGAATCGAAGAAGTCGGGAGGAGATAATTTTTATGATCGGGTTTACGACGCCGAACGTCCTGAATTATTCTTCAAATCAACACCGGAACGTGTAGTAGGACCAGGAGCAAATGTCCGCATTCGGGCCGACTCGACCTGGAATGTACCGGAGCCTGAGTTAACACTATTTATTACATCATCAGGAAAAATCGTAGGCTACACCTGTGGTAACGATATGAGTTCGCGGAGTATTGAAGGTGAAAATCCGCTCTATCTGCCGCAGGCCAAAAGCTACGACGGTAGCGCTGCCCTTGGCCCATGTCTCTATGTTCCAGAGACGCCAATCTCGCCCGATTCGCAGATTAAGCTGGAAATCATCCGGGAGTTTCAGGCTGCCTTTACCAATAGCATTGCCATCAGCCAGATGAAACGGCAACATACGGAACTCGTTTCGTTCCTCTTCCGCGAATGCTCATTTCCTTTCGGCTGCTTCCTCATGACCGGCACCGGTATTGTTCCTCCCGACGATTTCACGCTTCGATCAGGTGATGAAATTCGAATAACGATCGATGGGATCGGAACGCTGGAAAATGTTGTTGGTTAG
- a CDS encoding HAD-IIA family hydrolase, producing the protein MQLDDFREVAANYKVIFFDAFGVLKNYEGLLPGIESTFNWLQENGKEFYVLTNDASRGPKELAESYHRQGLYAITPERIISSGMLAREYLDLKVNHGRVAYLGTESSAHYIETAGLKTLPISQLDLSDIADINALVLLDDEGFDWNTDLNKTVNLLRKRNIPVIVANTDETYPVSKTRIAIAIGAVAEMIEMIVGKQFIRFGKPDAQLFMFAYERLENVVPRGLETPEDGHISKRDVLMVGDTLRTDILGGNKFGLDTVLVLSGNTQAQDVEVQIRSTGIIPTYICESVLIS; encoded by the coding sequence ATGCAACTTGACGATTTCAGAGAAGTAGCCGCCAATTATAAAGTAATTTTCTTCGATGCATTTGGCGTTCTGAAAAATTATGAAGGTTTATTGCCCGGTATTGAAAGCACGTTCAACTGGCTTCAGGAAAATGGCAAAGAGTTTTACGTACTGACCAACGATGCGTCGCGCGGACCGAAAGAATTAGCCGAATCCTACCATCGACAGGGACTTTATGCCATTACTCCCGAACGAATTATTTCGTCGGGAATGCTGGCGCGTGAATACCTCGACCTAAAAGTGAATCATGGCAGGGTTGCTTATCTGGGCACTGAAAGTTCGGCACACTATATCGAAACGGCTGGTCTTAAAACGCTGCCTATCAGCCAACTGGACTTGTCCGACATTGCCGACATCAATGCCCTGGTTCTGCTCGATGATGAAGGCTTCGACTGGAATACGGACCTGAACAAAACGGTAAATTTGCTTCGAAAGCGTAATATTCCGGTCATTGTTGCAAACACGGATGAGACATATCCCGTATCGAAAACCCGGATTGCCATTGCTATCGGGGCCGTGGCCGAAATGATCGAAATGATCGTAGGGAAACAGTTTATTCGATTCGGGAAGCCTGATGCTCAGCTTTTTATGTTTGCCTACGAGCGGCTCGAAAATGTGGTTCCCCGTGGTCTGGAAACGCCTGAAGATGGGCATATCAGCAAGCGTGATGTTCTTATGGTAGGTGATACCTTACGTACCGATATACTCGGCGGGAATAAATTTGGTCTGGACACCGTACTGGTTCTGAGCGGCAACACGCAGGCTCAGGACGTGGAAGTGCAGATTCGCAGCACCGGCATTATTCCTACCTACATCTGTGAGTCTGTATTGATTTCGTAG
- a CDS encoding DUF1398 family protein, producing MTIAEKIHQAYATSKNYPDLAQKLIDAGVQSYTVDVASSIILYRFAHGLVEIHASTAGPRTIERTFDEALTLKAIRDNQEGKSDYPGFMDAIAKAGVRFYDAILNGSGKRVIYLGIGGHYEERIPVKQGVY from the coding sequence ATGACCATAGCTGAAAAAATTCATCAGGCTTACGCCACTTCGAAAAACTATCCTGATCTGGCCCAGAAACTTATCGATGCCGGTGTTCAGTCGTATACTGTTGATGTAGCATCCAGTATTATTCTGTACAGATTTGCTCATGGATTAGTTGAGATTCACGCCAGTACAGCCGGGCCAAGAACTATTGAACGAACCTTCGATGAGGCACTTACTCTAAAGGCCATTCGTGATAATCAGGAAGGTAAATCGGATTACCCTGGCTTTATGGACGCAATCGCCAAAGCCGGTGTGCGCTTTTATGACGCCATACTGAACGGTTCTGGAAAACGGGTCATCTATCTGGGTATCGGTGGCCATTACGAAGAGCGGATACCGGTTAAACAGGGTGTTTACTAA